One Campylobacter sp. MIT 12-8780 DNA window includes the following coding sequences:
- a CDS encoding heavy metal translocating P-type ATPase — MKCTHCKLEFNKAQMLEKNGHFFCCKGCESVFEILENKGLTSFYEKLGTQSLEPAKLEEISNFDSFVRHNKDGFSEIHLIISKIHCAACIWLNEKILISEEGIIEVQISPLTHKARIVFDEKSISLKQILTLIQSIGYTASAYDPLKAESKAVALKREFYSRLIVAIACVMNIMWISIAKYAGFFSGMDEETKDILNFAEFVLASPVLFYTGSSFYQAAFYALKNKIVTMDLLVISGSSLAYVYSLWAMFSRVGEVYFDSVAMIICFVFVGKYLEVLMKKNASDTMDGLNEFLKAEILVFDGEKFTAKDPYAVQIGDIISLKTGDKIIIDGICTKGEASIDSSSLSGENEPILINKGKELYSACIVIDGSLEYKANKLYKDSKLSQIISLLELSQNKKPKIQSLSEKISMYFSRIMLVLALLCFVLWFFVLQSSFELALVTSISVLIIACPCALALATPISNLIALFKALQFKILFKNSSVIEDLSKCNQVVFDKTGVLTSAKLEVSRFEWNKNLNLNELLSFISLSKHPVSASLAEFLIKKGAKDEHLNFTDFKELRAKGLSANLNGSFLLGGNAYFLKEKGLEVAYNFENSYFIYAKNDEILAFFEFESVLKKGAKELVSYLKDNQIPITMLTGDNEKAAAKIAKELDIKDFKASCLPQTKMQIVQELNKKYKVLMVGDGINDALALKNAAVGISLKQGSDLANETSDIIMLNDDLTSLKNALKLSKKTFVIIKQNLAFSLLYNALTIPLAFLGLINPLIAALSMSASSIVVVLNALRIKGLK, encoded by the coding sequence ATGAAATGCACACATTGCAAGCTTGAATTTAATAAGGCACAAATGCTTGAGAAAAACGGACATTTTTTTTGTTGCAAAGGCTGTGAAAGTGTGTTTGAGATACTTGAAAATAAAGGCTTAACAAGCTTTTATGAAAAGCTTGGCACACAAAGCCTTGAGCCAGCCAAACTAGAAGAAATAAGTAATTTTGATAGTTTTGTGCGTCATAACAAAGACGGCTTTAGTGAGATTCATCTTATCATCTCAAAAATTCATTGTGCAGCATGTATTTGGCTTAATGAAAAAATTCTCATCAGCGAAGAAGGCATTATCGAAGTGCAAATCAGCCCCTTAACGCACAAAGCACGTATAGTTTTTGATGAAAAATCAATCTCTTTAAAGCAAATTCTAACCCTCATTCAAAGCATAGGCTACACAGCAAGTGCGTATGATCCTTTAAAAGCTGAGTCAAAAGCTGTAGCTTTAAAAAGGGAGTTTTACTCAAGGCTCATCGTTGCCATAGCTTGCGTGATGAATATCATGTGGATAAGCATAGCAAAATACGCTGGTTTTTTCAGCGGTATGGATGAGGAGACAAAAGATATTTTAAATTTTGCCGAGTTTGTTTTGGCAAGTCCGGTGCTGTTTTACACCGGCTCAAGCTTTTATCAAGCTGCTTTTTATGCTTTAAAAAATAAAATCGTTACTATGGACTTGCTTGTCATTAGCGGTTCAAGCTTGGCGTATGTATATTCGCTTTGGGCGATGTTTTCAAGGGTCGGGGAAGTGTATTTTGACTCAGTAGCGATGATTATTTGCTTTGTTTTTGTGGGAAAATACCTTGAAGTGCTGATGAAAAAAAATGCAAGCGATACGATGGATGGCTTGAATGAGTTTTTAAAAGCTGAAATTTTAGTATTTGACGGCGAAAAATTCACCGCAAAAGATCCTTATGCAGTGCAAATTGGCGATATCATCAGCCTTAAAACAGGCGATAAAATCATCATTGATGGAATTTGCACCAAAGGTGAAGCAAGCATAGATAGCTCAAGCTTAAGCGGGGAAAACGAGCCTATCTTAATCAACAAAGGTAAAGAGCTTTATTCAGCCTGTATAGTCATAGACGGAAGCTTAGAATACAAGGCTAACAAGCTTTACAAAGACTCAAAACTTAGCCAAATCATCTCTTTGCTTGAATTATCTCAAAACAAAAAGCCAAAAATTCAAAGCCTAAGCGAAAAAATCAGTATGTATTTTTCAAGAATTATGCTTGTTTTGGCTTTGCTTTGTTTTGTGCTGTGGTTTTTTGTGCTTCAAAGCTCCTTTGAACTTGCTTTAGTTACGAGTATTTCAGTTTTAATCATCGCTTGTCCTTGTGCCCTAGCTCTTGCAACGCCTATTAGCAATCTTATCGCTTTATTTAAGGCTTTGCAATTTAAAATTTTATTTAAAAACTCAAGCGTGATTGAGGATTTAAGTAAGTGCAATCAAGTTGTATTTGATAAAACCGGCGTTTTAACCTCTGCAAAACTTGAAGTTTCGCGTTTTGAGTGGAACAAAAACTTAAATTTAAATGAACTTTTAAGCTTTATCAGTCTTTCAAAGCACCCTGTATCTGCAAGTTTGGCTGAGTTTTTAATCAAAAAAGGGGCAAAAGATGAACATTTAAATTTCACAGATTTTAAAGAGCTTAGAGCAAAAGGCTTAAGTGCGAACTTGAATGGGAGTTTTTTGCTTGGTGGAAATGCGTATTTTTTAAAAGAAAAAGGCTTGGAAGTAGCATATAATTTTGAAAATTCGTATTTTATTTATGCAAAAAATGATGAAATTCTTGCTTTTTTTGAATTTGAAAGTGTGTTAAAAAAAGGAGCAAAGGAGCTAGTTAGCTACTTAAAAGACAATCAAATTCCTATAACAATGCTTACTGGAGACAATGAAAAAGCCGCAGCTAAAATAGCAAAAGAGCTTGATATAAAGGATTTTAAAGCCTCTTGCCTGCCACAAACAAAAATGCAAATCGTGCAAGAGCTCAATAAAAAATACAAAGTTTTAATGGTAGGCGATGGCATAAATGATGCTTTAGCTTTAAAAAATGCAGCTGTTGGTATAAGCTTAAAACAAGGCTCTGATCTGGCAAATGAAACAAGTGATATAATCATGCTAAATGATGATTTAACAAGCCTTAAAAACGCTCTTAAGCTGTCTAAAAAAACCTTTGTTATCATCAAGCAAAACCTTGCTTTTTCTTTGCTTTATAATGCTTTGACTATACCACTGGCTTTTTTGGGGCTGATTAATCCGCTCATCGCTGCTCTTTCAATGTCTGCAAGCAGTATAGTTGTGGTGCTTAATGCTTTGCGTATAAAGGGGCTTAAATGA
- the ccoS gene encoding cbb3-type cytochrome oxidase assembly protein CcoS, giving the protein MNGVIMMMIAVSIFVFFIALSAFLWGIKNKQFDDEYKFTSLNDSEEALHDAIKLEERKKEALKRKKFQNDEKT; this is encoded by the coding sequence ATGAATGGTGTGATTATGATGATGATAGCGGTGTCGATTTTTGTCTTTTTTATCGCTTTAAGTGCGTTTTTATGGGGGATTAAAAACAAACAATTTGATGATGAATACAAATTTACAAGCTTAAATGATAGCGAAGAAGCCTTACATGATGCGATCAAGCTTGAAGAGCGAAAAAAAGAAGCTTTGAAACGCAAAAAATTTCAAAATGATGAAAAAACATAA
- a CDS encoding c-type cytochrome, with the protein MKKVLAITALACMGISAYAADGATLYKKCAVCHGAKAEKVYLNKVPALNSLTSAERFQYMKDYAEGKRNAYGQGAIMKINLKGLTEADFKAIEEYIETLK; encoded by the coding sequence ATGAAAAAAGTATTAGCAATTACAGCTTTAGCCTGTATGGGGATTTCAGCTTACGCTGCTGATGGAGCGACACTTTATAAAAAATGTGCGGTTTGTCATGGAGCAAAAGCTGAAAAAGTGTATCTTAACAAAGTTCCAGCTTTAAACTCTCTCACATCAGCTGAGAGATTTCAGTATATGAAAGATTATGCTGAGGGCAAGAGAAATGCTTATGGACAAGGTGCGATTATGAAGATCAACCTTAAAGGCTTGACTGAAGCTGATTTTAAGGCGATTGAAGAATACATCGAAACCCTAAAATAA
- a CDS encoding alpha-2-macroglobulin family protein has product MFKKLILPFLLMFIFIACKENSPEFIRAQTSGVIKAYEHVFVSFMNTSLDQEILSQNSIDAKINGKESKIAIRFDSSQTLLLYPNLEANKNYKIEFNIANIPVKLEFKTDYMNLSLENSQFISKDEDKSSLFIELKSSFEDLNQSILAQSMSLTQDGKMIDFFLQNVNQGLISLQSEAFKLSDKSLKFTLHIRADKLGLKEDIDLHFNSPSKNKFAFINSKSSNDEIELEFSQALNEKQNFNDLISIEPKIDFKAFAIGNKLKINAAFLPQNEYKLTLSSNLSSNKNTKLEESTSLNISFGYQAPAISFSSDGIFLPSLADKKIAFKSLNINKARLKVYQIYANTLHEYLRYKNFTGKKGLSPDSSDIEDDTRYTSDLVLEKEFKLDAQANTWVQNEIKLDGLKNLKGAFIVELGFTEDDLMFPSFFEDEGYEDWEKDRFFYRRAIVSKNLVFSDLGIMAEAINDQIFVRVNNYTNLNALNGVKIEAINRKNQVIASAISDVQGQAVLDAKEQDVLFIIASKGEEAGILRLSNPLSTDGFDVSGAQEAGLIEAFIYTDRGVYRPGDNVHLNIVARNKKAMINHPIILKSFKDPQSSTLLSNITLNPSSNGMFYQELKLAKDAATGIYELKFDIASQTFSHKILVQTLAPNRIAVQLQNEESLDINKNSELEYNIEAKYLFGAPAAKLKTQTTLNVIKDNYKNPKFTNYIFQNPSLYISEYSKNDDGVLDENGKLSSSITLGETILNTQGTNFKALLTSEVFEAGGRSTKALSTMKLEKYKYFIGIKELENYYINSGDKISFSVIASDLNFNTLKGKKITYKIYKNSSSWWFDYDNYSEFLRSIKKDKNTQIIAQGEITSSDKPVSFSFDSKDYYGEMFVELVDNESGVSTGERFYVSSWGAVNNADIVSSLKIKSDKDKYQVGEKAIIEFESTKNSKAFVTISNNKGIIKQFSLEPQGTSTKFELDLSKEYAPNVYVSVSLLQDYNTWQNDRALRLFGVVPVLVEDKATKLELDLKAPDKILPQSEFELEIQSKDKKAFTYTLAIVDEGLLSLSDFETPDIWGYFYAKTGFKLKVFDTYEQIIAKTLGKVSKVLSTGGDLEASFNKAKRANKNKADEQAERFKAVVLYQAPIQSDKKGYAKLKFQMPAYMGAVRVMLIASNGEAFGSVEKEIIVSAPVSVLETFPRSLRINDKFEFLAQVFKNEESVTNASLSLKSKNKLLSLDKEEVQIAFNGDEKVKNIIFNIAVNDDKLGLEELELELKSKDYNFKNTTQIDVKAINAYTYEGENFIIKPNEKKEFHIDQSYIKGSTQAVLELSSTPILNLNHRLKYLIAYPYGCIEQTTSAVLPQLYLDELGVKINKQKVIDNINAALTRYMRFQTANGGFAYWQGGKEANAWGSNYAGLFMILAKNNGFYVSDSVYNAWLEYQKDYIDNNLYNTDSAILVNSLYLLALVQEPNIAAMNAVYEHKDRLSNTALWQLGAAYKLAGLEDIALKLVANASFMPNSSEEFYRQSYGSDLRDKAIILASYIDIYNKINEPLFKELSEILGTNTYLNTQNAGYMLYALAKGANLNKKDDKAGQLQGTLELLSNAQNKTLQLNESKQSVEFSEGKAVLNAKNAIYGHFGVEGIKLELSKPFTNKINISRSFYNEKGEPIDESKLQSSQNFYMRLDVSLNNAASVQNLALTQVLPSGWEVANTLLDTKIPRFADNSKLDFIDIRDDKIMWFFDLSNDETKSFFIKLTAVTPGEFTLSGAFAEAMYDNTYQSLSEGKKVIVSR; this is encoded by the coding sequence ATGTTTAAAAAGCTTATTTTACCATTTTTGCTAATGTTTATCTTTATAGCTTGTAAGGAGAATTCTCCTGAGTTTATAAGAGCTCAAACAAGCGGTGTGATAAAAGCCTATGAACATGTTTTTGTAAGCTTTATGAATACAAGTTTAGATCAAGAAATTTTAAGCCAAAACAGCATTGATGCAAAAATCAATGGCAAAGAAAGTAAGATCGCTATTAGATTTGACTCAAGCCAAACACTTCTTTTATACCCAAATCTCGAAGCGAATAAAAACTATAAGATTGAATTTAATATCGCAAATATCCCTGTAAAGCTTGAGTTTAAAACAGATTATATGAACTTAAGTCTTGAAAATTCACAATTCATTAGCAAAGACGAAGATAAAAGTTCGCTTTTTATAGAGTTAAAAAGCTCGTTTGAAGACTTAAATCAAAGCATCTTAGCCCAAAGTATGAGTCTTACTCAAGATGGAAAAATGATCGATTTTTTCTTGCAAAATGTCAATCAAGGACTTATAAGCTTACAAAGTGAAGCTTTTAAGCTCAGTGATAAATCTTTGAAATTCACACTTCACATAAGGGCTGATAAACTTGGCTTAAAAGAAGATATAGATCTTCATTTTAATAGCCCATCAAAAAACAAATTTGCATTCATCAATAGCAAAAGTAGTAACGATGAGATCGAGCTTGAGTTTTCCCAAGCCCTAAATGAAAAGCAAAATTTTAATGATCTTATCAGCATAGAACCAAAGATCGATTTTAAAGCCTTTGCCATAGGTAACAAACTTAAAATAAATGCTGCATTTTTACCACAAAATGAATACAAACTCACCCTTTCTTCAAATCTTAGCTCAAATAAAAACACAAAACTTGAAGAAAGCACAAGTTTAAATATCTCTTTTGGCTACCAAGCCCCTGCGATTAGCTTTTCAAGTGATGGTATTTTTTTACCAAGTCTTGCTGATAAAAAGATCGCCTTTAAAAGCTTAAATATCAACAAAGCAAGGCTCAAAGTGTATCAAATTTATGCTAATACCTTGCACGAATACTTAAGATACAAAAACTTCACTGGTAAAAAAGGCTTAAGTCCTGACTCAAGCGATATAGAAGATGATACTAGATATACAAGTGATTTGGTGCTTGAAAAAGAATTTAAACTTGACGCGCAGGCAAATACTTGGGTGCAAAATGAAATCAAGCTTGATGGACTTAAAAACCTAAAAGGAGCCTTTATCGTTGAGCTGGGTTTTACAGAAGATGATCTTATGTTTCCAAGCTTTTTTGAAGATGAAGGCTATGAGGATTGGGAGAAAGATCGCTTTTTTTACCGAAGAGCTATAGTGAGTAAAAATCTTGTTTTTTCTGATCTTGGTATTATGGCTGAAGCGATAAATGATCAAATTTTTGTGCGTGTAAATAACTACACGAATTTAAACGCTTTAAATGGCGTAAAAATAGAAGCTATCAACCGCAAAAATCAAGTCATCGCAAGTGCTATAAGCGATGTGCAAGGACAAGCTGTGCTTGATGCAAAAGAACAAGATGTGCTTTTCATCATCGCAAGCAAGGGCGAGGAAGCTGGCATTTTAAGGCTATCAAATCCACTTTCAACTGATGGCTTTGATGTGAGCGGCGCACAAGAAGCAGGTTTGATAGAAGCTTTTATATACACAGATAGGGGCGTGTATAGACCCGGCGATAATGTGCATTTAAACATCGTCGCAAGAAATAAAAAAGCGATGATAAACCACCCCATCATTTTAAAAAGCTTTAAAGATCCACAATCAAGCACTTTGCTAAGCAATATCACGCTAAATCCAAGCTCAAATGGTATGTTTTATCAAGAGCTAAAGCTTGCAAAAGACGCAGCTACTGGGATTTATGAGCTTAAATTTGACATTGCTTCACAAACTTTTTCACATAAAATATTAGTGCAAACCCTAGCTCCAAACCGCATAGCCGTGCAGCTTCAAAACGAAGAAAGCCTTGATATAAATAAAAATTCAGAGCTTGAGTATAACATAGAAGCAAAATACCTCTTTGGCGCTCCTGCAGCTAAGCTTAAAACACAAACAACTTTAAATGTCATCAAAGATAATTACAAAAATCCAAAATTTACAAATTATATCTTTCAAAATCCTAGCCTTTACATCAGCGAATATTCAAAAAATGATGATGGTGTGCTTGATGAAAATGGAAAACTTAGCTCAAGCATTACGCTTGGCGAAACTATACTCAACACTCAAGGAACAAATTTTAAAGCCCTGCTTACAAGCGAAGTCTTTGAAGCAGGTGGTAGAAGCACAAAAGCCCTTTCTACAATGAAGCTTGAAAAGTATAAATACTTCATTGGTATTAAAGAGCTTGAAAACTACTATATCAATAGCGGTGATAAGATCAGCTTTAGCGTCATTGCAAGTGATTTAAATTTCAACACACTTAAAGGTAAAAAAATCACTTATAAAATTTATAAAAACAGCTCTTCATGGTGGTTTGACTATGATAATTACAGCGAATTTTTACGCTCTATCAAAAAAGACAAAAACACCCAAATCATCGCACAAGGCGAGATTACAAGCTCTGATAAACCGGTAAGTTTTAGCTTTGATAGCAAGGATTATTATGGCGAAATGTTTGTTGAGCTAGTTGATAATGAAAGCGGTGTAAGCACCGGCGAGCGTTTTTATGTGAGTTCTTGGGGAGCTGTAAATAACGCTGATATAGTCTCAAGCCTTAAAATAAAAAGCGATAAGGACAAATACCAAGTTGGTGAAAAAGCTATAATCGAATTTGAAAGCACAAAAAATTCAAAAGCTTTTGTTACGATAAGTAATAACAAAGGCATCATCAAACAATTTAGCCTAGAGCCTCAAGGCACAAGCACGAAATTTGAGCTGGATTTAAGTAAAGAATACGCACCAAATGTCTATGTAAGTGTTTCTTTGCTGCAAGATTATAATACATGGCAAAATGATAGAGCCTTGAGGCTTTTTGGGGTTGTGCCTGTGCTTGTGGAGGATAAAGCTACCAAGCTTGAGCTTGATTTAAAAGCTCCTGATAAAATTCTACCGCAAAGCGAATTTGAGCTTGAAATCCAAAGTAAAGACAAAAAAGCCTTTACTTATACTTTGGCTATAGTTGATGAGGGGCTTTTAAGCTTGAGTGATTTTGAAACACCAGATATTTGGGGATATTTTTATGCAAAAACCGGCTTTAAACTCAAAGTCTTTGATACTTACGAACAAATCATTGCTAAAACACTTGGCAAGGTTTCAAAGGTGCTAAGCACTGGAGGAGACTTAGAAGCTAGCTTTAACAAAGCCAAAAGAGCAAACAAAAACAAGGCTGATGAACAAGCAGAGAGATTTAAAGCTGTAGTGCTGTATCAAGCCCCTATACAAAGTGATAAAAAAGGCTATGCAAAGCTAAAATTTCAAATGCCAGCATATATGGGTGCAGTGCGTGTAATGCTTATAGCAAGCAATGGCGAGGCTTTTGGTAGCGTGGAAAAAGAAATCATCGTCAGTGCGCCTGTAAGTGTGCTTGAAACCTTTCCAAGAAGCTTAAGAATAAATGATAAATTTGAGTTTTTAGCTCAGGTATTTAAAAACGAAGAAAGCGTTACAAACGCAAGCTTGAGCCTTAAAAGCAAAAACAAACTTCTTAGCCTTGATAAAGAAGAAGTGCAAATTGCGTTTAATGGCGATGAAAAAGTTAAAAATATCATCTTTAATATCGCGGTAAATGATGATAAATTAGGACTTGAAGAGCTTGAACTTGAGCTTAAGAGCAAGGATTATAACTTTAAAAATACAACACAAATTGATGTTAAAGCTATCAATGCTTACACGTATGAGGGCGAAAATTTCATCATCAAGCCAAATGAAAAAAAAGAATTCCATATCGATCAAAGCTATATCAAAGGAAGCACGCAAGCTGTTTTAGAGTTAAGCTCAACGCCGATTTTAAATTTAAATCACCGCTTAAAATACCTCATTGCTTATCCTTATGGTTGCATTGAGCAAACTACTTCAGCTGTTTTACCTCAGCTTTATTTAGATGAACTTGGCGTAAAGATTAATAAGCAAAAAGTGATTGACAACATAAACGCCGCTCTTACTCGCTACATGCGTTTTCAAACGGCTAATGGTGGCTTTGCGTATTGGCAGGGTGGCAAAGAAGCAAACGCTTGGGGAAGCAACTATGCAGGCTTATTTATGATTTTGGCTAAAAATAATGGTTTTTATGTCAGTGATAGTGTGTATAATGCATGGCTTGAATACCAAAAAGATTATATAGACAACAATCTTTACAACACAGATAGTGCCATACTTGTGAATTCTTTATATCTTTTAGCCTTAGTGCAAGAGCCAAATATCGCTGCGATGAATGCCGTGTATGAGCACAAAGATAGGCTAAGCAACACTGCTCTTTGGCAACTTGGTGCGGCTTATAAGCTTGCTGGACTTGAAGATATTGCTTTAAAACTTGTGGCAAATGCTTCTTTTATGCCAAATTCAAGCGAGGAGTTTTACCGACAAAGTTATGGCTCTGATCTAAGAGATAAGGCGATTATCCTTGCTTCTTATATAGATATCTATAATAAAATCAATGAGCCTTTATTTAAAGAACTTAGCGAAATTTTAGGCACAAATACTTATCTAAACACCCAAAATGCAGGCTATATGCTCTATGCTTTAGCTAAAGGTGCAAATTTAAATAAAAAAGATGATAAAGCAGGACAACTTCAAGGCACACTCGAGCTTTTAAGTAACGCTCAAAACAAAACTTTGCAACTCAATGAAAGCAAACAAAGCGTTGAGTTTAGCGAAGGTAAAGCGGTGCTAAATGCCAAAAACGCTATATATGGGCATTTTGGTGTTGAGGGCATTAAGCTTGAGCTTAGCAAGCCTTTTACAAATAAGATCAATATTTCACGAAGTTTTTATAACGAAAAAGGCGAACCTATCGATGAAAGCAAGCTTCAAAGCTCACAAAACTTTTATATGAGACTTGATGTGAGCCTAAATAACGCTGCTTCAGTGCAAAACTTAGCTCTTACCCAAGTGCTTCCTAGTGGTTGGGAAGTAGCAAATACGCTTTTAGATACAAAAATTCCACGATTTGCCGACAACTCAAAACTTGATTTTATCGATATAAGAGATGATAAGATTATGTGGTTTTTTGATCTATCTAATGATGAAACAAAAAGCTTTTTCATCAAGCTCACCGCAGTAACACCGGGCGAATTTACTTTAAGTGGCGCCTTTGCAGAAGCAATGTATGATAACACTTATCAAAGCTTAAGTGAAGGTAAAAAAGTCATTGTTTCACGCTAA
- the pbpC gene encoding penicillin-binding protein 1C, producing the protein MFHAKFSLKLLLLAFCGIFVYVLFVFFSFDEKELQKEFEARYSKVLYDRNDAILSTFINKEEQWHLKANTIPKKLEVAVLLYEDKNFYSHSGVDFLAILRALKSNFLGEKKSGASTISMQVIKLLEQNERTFWHKFNEMIKALSLEQSLSKDEILKLYLNNAPYGGNLVGFYSAILFYFDKDPAYLTWSEAALLAVLPNAPGLINLEKNKNKLRLKRDALLHRLYAKHYFDENTLKLALSEPLPSFKPRSNLAPHLAIKLLDDTHKQVKSSIDKHLQIKFEAKAKEFSLKLKQKGINNLAIILADTKSYETLAYVGSQDFYDEAALGQVNGASAKRSVGSVLKPFLYALSIDEGLIAPNSLVLDVPTFFSSFAPQNASKNYYGLIRADFALSKSLNVPFVQLLKEYGYEKFFYQLKSFLNFSDEDYKKYGLSLILGTKEFSLEDMMKLYLALANYGKLKELAFYPNSNNTNERQIFTQGSAYLTLQSLKDLKRVGLEEYNKSEKIISYKTGTSYGRKDAWAMAATPKYTLGVWVGNFNGEANANLYGVSIAGDLLFELLGELDDLSLEFTPPSDLFSLKIDALTGYRYDENLKTQASNTLFPREAKILRTSPFLKRVFEYEGKELHSLDENFKFAKERIKLDLPLNALAFLHDNQVKLKQEKSVKILYPNSNLKLIRTKDLNQKNSIIVKFANLNDEKLFLYLDQKLIFEGKTKSLSLDFTQGKHELFVMSASGQSDSVSFEVE; encoded by the coding sequence TTGTTTCACGCTAAATTTAGCCTTAAGCTTTTGCTTTTGGCTTTTTGTGGTATTTTTGTTTATGTGCTTTTTGTGTTTTTTAGCTTTGATGAAAAAGAACTTCAAAAAGAATTTGAAGCAAGATATAGCAAGGTTTTGTATGATAGAAATGACGCAATTTTAAGCACCTTTATCAACAAAGAAGAACAATGGCATTTAAAAGCTAATACCATACCAAAAAAGCTTGAAGTAGCTGTTTTGCTGTATGAGGACAAGAATTTTTATTCACATTCTGGGGTGGATTTTCTTGCGATTTTAAGGGCTTTGAAAAGCAATTTTTTAGGTGAGAAAAAAAGCGGTGCAAGCACCATTTCTATGCAAGTTATCAAGCTTTTAGAGCAAAATGAACGCACTTTTTGGCATAAATTTAATGAAATGATAAAGGCTTTAAGCCTAGAACAAAGCCTCAGTAAAGATGAAATTCTTAAGCTTTATCTTAACAATGCTCCTTATGGAGGCAATCTTGTTGGTTTTTACTCAGCAATTTTGTTTTATTTTGATAAAGATCCAGCTTATTTAACTTGGAGCGAAGCTGCGCTTTTAGCTGTTTTACCAAACGCACCGGGTTTGATTAATCTTGAAAAAAACAAAAACAAGCTCCGCCTTAAAAGAGATGCTCTTTTACACAGGCTGTATGCAAAGCATTATTTTGATGAAAATACACTCAAACTTGCACTAAGCGAGCCTTTACCAAGCTTTAAACCAAGAAGCAACCTTGCCCCTCATCTAGCCATAAAACTCCTTGATGATACGCACAAACAAGTAAAATCAAGCATAGATAAGCATTTGCAAATCAAATTTGAAGCAAAGGCAAAAGAATTTAGCCTTAAACTCAAGCAAAAAGGCATTAATAATCTTGCGATTATCCTTGCTGATACAAAAAGCTATGAAACGCTAGCTTATGTAGGTTCTCAGGATTTTTATGATGAAGCTGCTTTAGGACAAGTCAATGGTGCAAGTGCTAAACGTAGCGTAGGATCTGTTTTAAAGCCTTTTTTATATGCTTTAAGCATAGATGAAGGACTTATCGCGCCAAACTCTTTAGTGCTTGATGTGCCAACTTTTTTTTCAAGCTTTGCTCCGCAAAATGCAAGCAAAAACTATTATGGCTTAATCAGAGCTGATTTTGCCTTAAGCAAATCCTTAAATGTCCCTTTTGTCCAGCTTTTAAAAGAATACGGCTATGAAAAGTTTTTCTATCAGCTTAAAAGCTTTTTAAATTTTAGCGATGAAGACTATAAAAAATACGGACTAAGCCTCATACTAGGCACCAAAGAGTTTAGCCTTGAAGATATGATGAAGCTGTATTTGGCTTTAGCAAATTATGGCAAACTCAAAGAGCTTGCTTTTTACCCAAACTCAAACAACACAAATGAAAGACAAATTTTCACTCAAGGTTCAGCTTATCTTACCCTACAAAGCCTTAAAGACTTAAAAAGAGTAGGCTTAGAAGAATACAATAAAAGCGAAAAAATCATTTCTTATAAAACAGGCACAAGTTATGGCAGGAAAGACGCTTGGGCTATGGCAGCTACGCCTAAATACACGCTTGGTGTTTGGGTGGGAAATTTTAACGGAGAAGCAAATGCTAATCTTTACGGCGTAAGTATAGCTGGGGATTTACTTTTTGAGCTTTTAGGCGAACTTGATGACTTGAGCTTAGAATTTACACCTCCAAGTGATCTTTTTAGCCTTAAAATCGATGCTTTAACAGGGTATCGTTATGATGAGAATTTAAAAACACAAGCTTCAAACACACTTTTTCCAAGAGAAGCTAAGATTTTACGCACTTCACCTTTTTTAAAAAGAGTTTTTGAGTATGAGGGTAAAGAATTACACTCTTTAGATGAAAATTTTAAATTTGCAAAAGAAAGGATAAAGCTTGATCTGCCCTTAAACGCCCTTGCTTTTTTACATGATAATCAAGTCAAACTCAAACAAGAAAAAAGTGTAAAAATCCTTTATCCAAACTCAAATTTAAAGCTTATACGCACTAAGGATTTAAACCAAAAAAACTCCATCATCGTTAAATTTGCGAATTTAAATGATGAAAAATTATTTTTGTATCTTGATCAAAAGCTTATTTTTGAAGGAAAAACAAAGAGTTTAAGCCTTGATTTTACTCAGGGCAAGCATGAACTTTTTGTGATGAGTGCAAGCGGACAAAGCGATAGCGTGAGCTTTGAAGTCGAGTAA
- the rpmI gene encoding 50S ribosomal protein L35: MPKMKSVKSAVKRFKVGKNKIKRGSAFRSHILTKKPAKRMRDLRGVKYVHATNVKAVEKMLGI; encoded by the coding sequence ATGCCAAAGATGAAAAGCGTCAAAAGTGCAGTGAAACGCTTCAAAGTCGGCAAAAACAAGATCAAAAGAGGCTCTGCTTTTAGAAGCCATATTTTGACTAAAAAGCCAGCTAAAAGAATGCGTGATCTTCGCGGCGTAAAATATGTGCATGCAACCAATGTCAAAGCGGTTGAAAAAATGCTTGGAATTTAA